The Lactobacillus sp. CBA3605 genome contains a region encoding:
- a CDS encoding inositol monophosphatase family protein has translation MEVAALQQLNQAVQTVMQQARSQVLVKMGTAMTVMEKTSRKDLVTNVDRSNEHFLVQALRQLDPGAQILGEEGAGDQVTTLAGHVWIVDPIDGTMNFVHQRNHFAIMAGLYIDGQPTLGYIYDVMAAKLYAGGPAIGVTLNGTTLTAPLDLALSAGLFGASAPLLIHNRYQMQTIAATSLGPRIIGSAGIQISQVLAGELVGYLSYLRPWDFAAGRVLAETLGLSVTQVDGTPVNMLSSGAVLIATKSAQRAILAIVK, from the coding sequence ATGGAAGTAGCAGCCTTACAGCAACTTAATCAGGCCGTTCAAACGGTGATGCAGCAAGCACGCTCACAGGTATTAGTTAAGATGGGGACTGCCATGACGGTCATGGAAAAAACGAGTCGTAAAGATTTGGTGACCAACGTTGATCGCAGCAACGAACATTTTTTAGTGCAAGCGTTACGGCAATTAGATCCCGGGGCCCAAATTTTAGGTGAGGAGGGGGCCGGTGACCAGGTGACTACGTTAGCAGGACATGTTTGGATTGTGGATCCTATTGATGGCACCATGAATTTTGTGCATCAACGCAATCATTTTGCTATCATGGCTGGCTTGTATATTGATGGGCAACCTACGCTAGGCTATATTTATGATGTGATGGCGGCCAAATTATATGCTGGTGGCCCAGCGATTGGCGTAACCTTAAACGGCACCACACTAACAGCGCCGCTTGATTTAGCTTTGTCAGCGGGATTATTTGGTGCGAGTGCGCCATTGCTGATTCATAATCGGTATCAGATGCAGACAATTGCGGCGACTAGTTTAGGGCCACGTATCATTGGCAGTGCTGGTATTCAGATCAGTCAAGTTTTGGCTGGGGAACTAGTCGGTTACCTGTCGTATCTACGACCGTGGGACTTTGCGGCTGGTCGAGTACTGGCTGAGACCCTCGGCTTGAGCGTGACACAAGTTGACGGCACGCCCGTAAATATGTTATCATCTGGTGCTGTACTAATAGCGACTAAAAGTGCGCAGCGTGCTATTTTGGCAATTGTCAAGTAA
- a CDS encoding UPF0223 family protein, with product MTARHENYQYPLNEMWTTAEIITVTTFYRQIEAANEATVVTAELLAAYQAFKTVVPAKSEEKQLSREFEAAAGLNIYRTMQAAQATNTRRFKYRI from the coding sequence ATGACGGCTAGACATGAAAACTATCAATATCCACTAAATGAAATGTGGACCACCGCTGAAATTATTACAGTGACGACCTTTTATCGTCAAATTGAGGCGGCGAATGAAGCCACGGTTGTAACAGCTGAGCTATTAGCCGCTTATCAGGCGTTTAAAACGGTGGTACCTGCTAAGTCAGAAGAAAAACAATTGTCTCGAGAATTTGAAGCGGCAGCTGGGTTAAACATTTATCGGACGATGCAAGCTGCTCAAGCAACGAATACCCGACGTTTTAAGTATCGAATCTAG
- a CDS encoding lactate dehydrogenase, whose product MNNSVIIRGLFEFVQQLILIAIAKDLPVNLIVATDVDDAPRYQALIMASLACRKFSLLAQAKPDYSQADSLIIGNLAPLATDSGPEADLQQTLPLFRTFVNLAMANGFNGKLVLAGSNDAVLSVLAARFSGVDHQRVLGLGTLSQSRLLEQLLRDQLNVGQHDVHAFVVGTAQAPLIAWSRSYIGAAPVLTYVANQDTNFSAEVMGTALDQIDNPAIVTNQTLNVLALMQVLRAFYDQAPFIGTVTNVQSGSDEQLVGLASPVLVSANGIKRLADMVLSDEEQKEYAEIASQIRGDLDRVEAGEFEQNDG is encoded by the coding sequence ATGAACAATTCAGTTATTATTCGTGGATTATTCGAATTTGTACAACAACTCATATTAATTGCAATTGCTAAAGATTTACCAGTGAATTTAATTGTCGCCACAGATGTGGATGACGCACCGCGGTATCAAGCTTTGATTATGGCTAGTCTAGCTTGTCGAAAATTTTCGTTATTAGCACAAGCCAAACCAGATTATTCACAAGCTGATAGTTTAATTATCGGTAATTTGGCACCATTAGCGACCGATAGCGGACCTGAGGCCGATTTACAGCAAACGTTACCGTTATTTCGGACGTTTGTTAATCTTGCGATGGCGAACGGGTTTAACGGTAAGTTAGTTTTGGCCGGGAGTAATGATGCGGTGCTAAGCGTGCTGGCGGCACGTTTTAGCGGTGTGGACCATCAGCGCGTACTGGGGTTAGGGACCTTGTCGCAAAGCCGATTATTAGAACAATTATTACGCGACCAATTAAATGTTGGTCAACATGATGTGCATGCGTTTGTCGTCGGTACGGCGCAGGCACCATTGATTGCGTGGAGTCGGTCATATATTGGTGCGGCGCCGGTTTTAACCTATGTGGCTAACCAGGATACGAACTTTAGTGCGGAAGTCATGGGCACGGCGTTGGATCAAATTGATAATCCAGCCATCGTTACCAATCAAACGTTGAATGTGTTAGCATTAATGCAAGTCTTACGGGCATTCTATGACCAAGCACCATTTATTGGGACTGTTACCAATGTCCAAAGCGGTAGCGATGAACAATTGGTGGGGTTAGCGTCACCAGTGCTAGTTAGTGCCAATGGCATTAAACGTCTGGCTGACATGGTGTTGTCGGATGAGGAACAAAAAGAATATGCTGAAATTGCGAGCCAAATCCGTGGTGACTTGGATCGGGTTGAAGCAGGGGAGTTTGAACAAAATGACGGCTAG